From Balneola sp. MJW-20, the proteins below share one genomic window:
- a CDS encoding homogentisate 1,2-dioxygenase, which translates to MYYHALGTIPHKRHTIFRREDGELYTEELFGAEGFHGSSSLLYHHHMPTRVTKVEAGDEIVVKKADEKVLRHRLLKTKDIPAGGDPVTGRKVLMFNNDVQIGICRPTGTMDYFYRNGEHDELLFIHEGEGHIQSVFGRLDFGYGDYIYLPRGTTYQMNFETDENRYLVTESTGPIDFPKRYMSEMGQFMENSPFCERDFRLPQEQLFFEEEGEFEVRIKKGGRFHHYFFDHHPCDVVGWDGYLYPWIFNIKDFEPITGRVHQPPPVHQTFRGTNYVVCSFCPRKFDYHPEAIPAPYNHSNVDSDEMIYYVEGDFMSRKGIGYADITLHPGGIPHGPQPGKAEASIGAEETDEYAVMIDTFHPMYVTEEAMRLDDPSYPFSWLE; encoded by the coding sequence ATGTACTACCACGCATTGGGTACTATCCCTCATAAAAGACATACGATATTCAGACGTGAAGATGGGGAGCTTTACACGGAAGAGCTTTTCGGAGCGGAAGGGTTTCACGGTTCGAGTTCTCTTTTATATCATCATCATATGCCGACCAGGGTGACAAAAGTGGAGGCCGGGGATGAGATCGTAGTCAAGAAAGCAGACGAAAAAGTGCTAAGACATCGGCTGCTTAAAACCAAGGATATTCCCGCCGGTGGTGATCCTGTAACCGGACGCAAAGTGCTGATGTTTAATAACGATGTGCAGATAGGGATCTGTCGTCCCACAGGAACCATGGACTATTTCTATCGCAATGGTGAACATGATGAATTGCTATTCATTCATGAGGGGGAAGGTCACATTCAGTCGGTATTCGGCAGGCTCGATTTTGGTTACGGTGACTATATATATCTGCCGAGGGGCACTACCTATCAGATGAATTTCGAAACAGATGAGAACCGTTATCTGGTGACGGAATCCACCGGGCCGATCGACTTTCCAAAAAGATATATGTCAGAGATGGGGCAGTTCATGGAGAATTCCCCGTTCTGTGAAAGAGATTTCAGACTCCCTCAGGAACAGCTATTCTTTGAAGAAGAAGGAGAGTTTGAAGTGAGGATCAAAAAAGGAGGCCGGTTTCATCATTACTTCTTTGATCATCATCCCTGCGATGTGGTTGGATGGGATGGCTACCTGTATCCGTGGATCTTTAATATAAAGGACTTCGAACCGATAACCGGCAGAGTGCATCAGCCACCACCCGTTCATCAGACCTTCAGGGGGACCAATTATGTGGTCTGCTCCTTCTGTCCGCGTAAATTCGATTATCACCCGGAAGCGATCCCGGCGCCATATAATCATTCCAATGTAGATTCAGATGAGATGATCTATTATGTGGAAGGTGACTTTATGAGTCGTAAAGGCATCGGTTATGCTGACATCACCCTGCATCCGGGAGGAATTCCTCATGGACCACAGCCCGGTAAAGCCGAAGCCAGTATCGGTGCTGAGGAAACGGATGAATATGCCGTTATGATCGATACTTTTCACCCAATGTACGTTACCGAAGAGGCTATGCGACTGGATGATCCGAGTTATCCTTTTTCCTGGCTAGAATAG
- a CDS encoding enoyl-CoA hydratase-related protein gives MPFTFIETELSEGLFTIRLNRPDKLNSFNIKMGGEVQEALRKAKDDDEIRCVLLTGNGRAFCAGQDLAEAMAVSDDPDRELSEIVERTYNPIIMSLRTLEKPVICAVNGTAAGAGANIALACDIVVANQEAKFIQSFSAIGLIPDSGGTYILPRLIGYAKATALAFLGEPVMADEAVDMGMIWKAYPKEIYFEEAVTIGKKLAKMPTRGLGLTKKGFNEGFSNSLEKQMMLESKLQKEAGSTADYTEGVQAFLEKRKPEFTGK, from the coding sequence ATGCCATTTACATTTATAGAGACTGAACTGTCTGAAGGATTATTTACTATTCGTTTGAACCGACCGGATAAACTGAACAGTTTTAATATCAAAATGGGGGGAGAAGTTCAGGAAGCGCTCAGAAAAGCAAAAGATGATGATGAGATCCGGTGTGTTCTGTTAACCGGAAACGGACGCGCCTTTTGCGCTGGACAGGATCTCGCGGAAGCTATGGCTGTTTCTGATGACCCAGACAGGGAGCTAAGTGAGATCGTTGAACGTACTTATAATCCGATCATTATGAGCCTTCGGACCCTTGAAAAACCGGTAATATGTGCTGTTAATGGAACCGCAGCGGGTGCGGGAGCTAATATCGCTCTGGCATGTGATATTGTAGTTGCTAATCAGGAAGCAAAATTCATTCAGTCATTCTCAGCGATCGGACTTATTCCTGATAGTGGCGGTACCTATATCCTACCCCGCCTGATTGGATATGCAAAAGCTACCGCCCTGGCATTTCTTGGTGAGCCAGTAATGGCCGATGAGGCAGTTGATATGGGTATGATCTGGAAAGCATATCCAAAAGAAATCTATTTTGAAGAGGCGGTAACGATCGGGAAAAAACTGGCTAAGATGCCAACACGCGGACTTGGTCTGACCAAAAAGGGTTTTAATGAAGGTTTTAGTAACAGTCTTGAAAAACAGATGATGCTTGAATCTAAATTGCAGAAAGAAGCCGGATCCACCGCTGACTACACCGAAGGGGTGCAGGCATTTCTGGAGAAAAGAAAACCTGAATTTACCGGTAAATAA
- the paaA gene encoding 1,2-phenylacetyl-CoA epoxidase subunit PaaA: MENQTNLEEFQARIDAGEKIEPKEWMPEQYRSQLIRMMSQHAHSEIVGMLPEGNWIQRAPSLKRKLVLLAKVQDEAGHGLYLYSATETLGISRDELVQQYLYGKAKYSSIFNYPTMTYADVCVIGWLVDGAAIVNQTMLARSSYGPYSRANVRICKEESFHKKQGYEMIAKMMNGTEAQQKMAQEAVDRWWWPTLMMFGPHDTDSPNSEALMKWQVKLKSNDELRQHFVDRMVMEAEAIGIELPDPDLTFNEETGHWDFGDIPWDEFWNVVKGNGVMNRERMKARRNAYEGGEWVRDAAKAYARKKKLTQEKAS; the protein is encoded by the coding sequence ATGGAGAATCAAACGAACTTAGAAGAATTTCAGGCCCGAATTGATGCGGGTGAAAAAATTGAACCCAAGGAGTGGATGCCGGAACAGTATCGCAGCCAGCTTATCAGAATGATGAGTCAGCATGCACATTCCGAGATCGTTGGCATGTTACCGGAAGGAAACTGGATACAACGCGCGCCCTCCCTTAAACGAAAACTGGTACTGCTTGCTAAAGTACAGGATGAAGCCGGACACGGACTTTATCTTTACAGTGCAACCGAGACTCTTGGCATCAGCAGAGATGAGCTGGTTCAGCAATACCTATACGGTAAAGCAAAATATTCCAGTATCTTTAACTACCCCACGATGACCTACGCGGATGTATGCGTGATCGGATGGTTAGTTGACGGTGCAGCAATAGTAAATCAGACTATGCTGGCAAGATCTTCTTATGGCCCTTACTCAAGAGCGAATGTGCGGATCTGTAAGGAAGAAAGCTTCCACAAGAAGCAAGGTTATGAAATGATCGCCAAAATGATGAATGGCACAGAAGCTCAGCAAAAAATGGCGCAGGAAGCTGTAGATCGCTGGTGGTGGCCAACACTGATGATGTTTGGTCCGCATGATACGGATTCACCTAACAGTGAAGCTCTTATGAAATGGCAGGTCAAGCTAAAGTCTAATGATGAACTTCGACAGCATTTCGTGGATCGCATGGTCATGGAAGCGGAAGCCATAGGTATTGAATTACCGGATCCTGATTTAACCTTCAACGAAGAAACCGGTCATTGGGACTTCGGAGATATTCCATGGGATGAATTCTGGAATGTGGTTAAAGGCAACGGCGTCATGAACCGTGAACGAATGAAGGCCCGTCGTAACGCCTATGAAGGCGGTGAGTGGGTGCGTGATGCAGCAAAAGCATATGCCAGAAAAAAGAAATTAACTCAGGAAAAAGCCTCCTGA
- the paaD gene encoding 1,2-phenylacetyl-CoA epoxidase subunit PaaD, translating into MSAATSHTYSEEQIWDFLKEITDPEIPVLNIVEMGIARGVDIEGDHVQVRITPTYSGCPAMNAIEKLVNDKLSDKGLSEYSVKMDYSETWTTDWMTEEAKAKLKDYGIAPPEKTGDDDDFLKSLSGTKIVPCPFCDSFETELQSQFGSTACKSQYFCNNCDQPFEHFKCI; encoded by the coding sequence ATGTCAGCAGCCACATCTCATACATATTCTGAGGAACAGATCTGGGATTTCCTGAAGGAGATTACAGATCCTGAGATCCCTGTATTGAATATTGTAGAAATGGGAATTGCCAGAGGTGTGGATATTGAGGGTGACCATGTTCAGGTCCGGATCACACCTACTTATTCCGGCTGTCCCGCCATGAATGCAATTGAAAAGCTGGTAAATGATAAACTATCTGACAAAGGTCTTTCTGAATACTCCGTGAAAATGGATTATTCAGAGACCTGGACCACCGACTGGATGACCGAAGAAGCTAAGGCGAAATTGAAGGATTACGGTATTGCTCCTCCTGAGAAAACCGGTGATGATGATGACTTTCTGAAGAGTTTGTCCGGCACTAAAATAGTCCCCTGCCCCTTTTGTGATTCCTTTGAAACCGAATTGCAGAGCCAGTTTGGTTCAACAGCATGCAAATCACAATATTTTTGCAATAATTGTGATCAGCCTTTCGAACATTTTAAATGCATTTAA
- the hppD gene encoding 4-hydroxyphenylpyruvate dioxygenase, whose amino-acid sequence MANDSSTLKRPVEEAFDDHLGLQDVDYVEHYVNNAKQAAHFYMTTFGFELKAYSGLETGVRDRTSYYLEQGNIRFVLTAPLNSNTDIADFIYKHGDGIKDIAMHVEDVDRAFRETVKRGAVPVEDPHDLKDEYGTIRKAAIRTYGDVIHSFINRQDYDGIFLPGFKAKKSLTTTEPVGVEFVDHCVGNVELGKMNEWVAYYRDILGFTQYISFDDKDISTEYSALMSKVMAGGRGMIKFPINEPAEGKKKSQIEEYLDFFEGPGVQHVALLTGDIIDTVTKLRERGVDFLTVPTTYYEELEDRVGKIDEPIDKLADLGILVDRDDEGYLLQIFTKPVVDRPTLFYEIIQRKGARGFGKGNFKALFEAIEREQDARGNL is encoded by the coding sequence ATGGCGAATGACAGCAGTACTTTGAAAAGACCGGTTGAGGAGGCATTTGATGATCATCTTGGGCTGCAGGATGTTGACTATGTTGAGCACTATGTGAACAACGCTAAACAGGCTGCTCATTTTTATATGACTACTTTTGGTTTTGAACTGAAAGCGTATTCAGGTCTGGAAACCGGAGTCAGAGACCGTACTTCTTACTACCTGGAGCAGGGCAACATACGATTCGTGCTTACAGCCCCACTAAATAGCAATACGGATATTGCTGATTTTATATATAAGCATGGCGACGGTATCAAAGATATTGCCATGCATGTGGAAGATGTGGATAGGGCCTTCCGGGAAACGGTGAAGAGGGGAGCGGTCCCTGTAGAAGATCCCCACGATCTTAAGGATGAGTACGGCACGATCAGGAAAGCTGCAATCCGGACTTACGGTGATGTGATCCATTCTTTTATAAACCGGCAAGATTATGACGGGATCTTTCTCCCCGGTTTTAAAGCGAAAAAAAGTTTGACAACGACAGAACCGGTCGGGGTGGAATTTGTAGATCACTGTGTAGGCAATGTGGAACTTGGAAAAATGAATGAATGGGTTGCCTACTACCGGGATATCCTCGGCTTCACTCAATATATCAGTTTTGATGATAAGGATATTTCAACCGAATACTCTGCCCTGATGAGCAAAGTAATGGCAGGCGGAAGAGGAATGATCAAATTCCCGATCAATGAACCTGCAGAGGGTAAGAAGAAATCACAGATTGAAGAGTACCTGGATTTCTTTGAAGGTCCCGGAGTGCAACATGTAGCGCTGCTTACCGGAGACATTATTGACACAGTTACTAAACTAAGAGAAAGGGGAGTAGATTTTTTAACCGTTCCTACTACCTATTATGAAGAACTGGAAGATCGTGTCGGTAAAATTGATGAGCCTATAGATAAACTGGCTGACCTGGGAATCCTGGTCGACCGGGATGATGAGGGATATCTGCTTCAGATATTCACCAAGCCGGTAGTGGATCGCCCAACACTGTTTTATGAGATCATTCAGCGCAAAGGAGCAAGAGGATTTGGAAAAGGAAATTTCAAAGCTCTCTTCGAGGCAATTGAAAGAGAACAAGATGCCCGGGGAAACCTTTGA
- a CDS encoding glycosyl hydrolase family 18 protein: MKSLKLFVLVIIMGLINPSEVKAQEQNDIWVSAYIASWNYNVGGHGNWGNTRRGDIDWDAFTHAIFFVQTISGSTCQPNEPAAWENISPDRLTAFVEDANANSVPAIMSFGGAGNEAFMDCIESAPLTVADGIADFVETWGFDGADIDAEPVRDNENYDVFIQRLRERLPEAILTAAMGGAPSLFARVHEFYDQINIMTYDLSGAWEGWYSWHNSAIYSVGGTPTNIPGSSTEYPNVEQRVNRFIDAGVPVEKLGFGIDLYGYVWTGVNAPQQNAANATRRWAETSYDRLVEEFPGIATDPEWDEGAKAAWYGTDNQFVSFDNQRTIEEKFSYAYEKGVGGMIIWEYTGSKNTLVPVIKAQLTGNLPPVPATPEPISPSNGSNDVPSNVILDWNGVENATSYHVQVSEDDDFGSLTEEINSVSATEYEIEGLENNTDYFWRVRSKNIAGNSAWSETFSFRVGSVSTSTEDPDDISEFSLSQNYPNPFNPITSIQYSIPQASPVELKVFNMLGAEVATLVSGQKAAGTYTVQWDATNFSSGIYIYRITAGNFTQTKKLTLIK, translated from the coding sequence ATGAAAAGCCTCAAACTATTTGTACTCGTGATCATTATGGGTTTGATAAACCCATCAGAAGTAAAAGCCCAGGAACAGAACGACATATGGGTATCTGCCTATATTGCCAGCTGGAATTATAATGTTGGCGGACACGGAAACTGGGGAAATACCCGCCGTGGAGATATCGACTGGGATGCTTTTACTCATGCGATATTTTTTGTTCAGACCATATCAGGATCGACCTGTCAGCCAAATGAACCAGCAGCATGGGAAAATATTTCTCCTGATCGTTTAACTGCATTTGTAGAAGACGCAAACGCTAATAGTGTTCCTGCAATAATGTCTTTTGGTGGCGCCGGAAATGAAGCCTTTATGGATTGTATTGAATCAGCTCCGCTAACAGTTGCTGACGGGATCGCTGACTTTGTTGAAACCTGGGGATTTGACGGGGCAGACATTGATGCTGAACCTGTACGTGATAATGAAAATTACGATGTATTTATTCAGAGACTTCGTGAGAGATTGCCGGAAGCAATTCTTACCGCAGCCATGGGCGGTGCTCCGTCTCTTTTTGCCCGCGTCCATGAATTTTATGACCAGATCAACATAATGACCTATGATCTTTCCGGTGCATGGGAAGGTTGGTACAGCTGGCATAATTCAGCGATTTACAGCGTGGGCGGAACTCCAACAAATATACCAGGCTCATCAACCGAATACCCGAATGTTGAACAACGGGTAAACCGGTTTATTGATGCAGGGGTACCAGTCGAGAAGCTCGGATTTGGTATTGACTTATACGGATACGTATGGACCGGAGTAAATGCTCCCCAGCAAAATGCAGCAAATGCTACACGAAGATGGGCTGAAACAAGTTACGATCGCCTTGTAGAAGAATTTCCCGGTATTGCAACCGATCCAGAATGGGATGAAGGTGCAAAAGCAGCATGGTACGGAACAGACAATCAGTTCGTAAGCTTCGATAATCAGCGAACCATAGAAGAGAAATTCAGCTACGCCTATGAAAAGGGAGTTGGAGGAATGATCATCTGGGAATACACCGGGTCCAAAAATACGCTGGTACCCGTTATTAAAGCTCAGCTGACCGGAAATCTTCCACCTGTACCGGCTACACCGGAACCCATCTCTCCTTCAAATGGAAGCAATGATGTTCCTTCAAATGTAATACTTGACTGGAATGGAGTGGAAAATGCCACATCCTATCATGTGCAGGTTTCTGAAGATGATGATTTCGGATCTCTGACTGAAGAGATTAACTCCGTTTCCGCCACTGAGTATGAAATTGAGGGTCTCGAAAATAATACCGACTATTTCTGGAGAGTTAGAAGCAAGAATATAGCAGGTAACAGTGCATGGTCTGAAACATTCTCATTCAGAGTAGGAAGTGTAAGTACCTCAACTGAAGACCCTGATGATATTTCTGAGTTTTCCCTTTCACAAAATTATCCAAATCCATTTAATCCGATAACCAGTATACAATACTCTATTCCGCAGGCATCTCCTGTTGAGCTGAAAGTATTTAATATGTTAGGTGCAGAAGTTGCAACACTGGTAAGCGGGCAAAAAGCAGCAGGCACTTACACTGTTCAGTGGGATGCTACAAACTTTTCAAGTGGGATTTATATATACCGCATAACCGCGGGTAATTTTACGCAGACCAAGAAACTGACACTTATCAAGTAA
- a CDS encoding M61 family metallopeptidase, producing MKRVFVLLLFAVMFSAVGLAQTPVRYEISFDNALHHEANVIVHFDDLENKVLEVRMSRTSPGRYALHEFAKNVYGVKAYDSKGQLLQITRPNPHQWNISGHDGSVRFEYTLYANRGDGTYSQVDETHAHLNIPATFAWARHYGHRPVEVTFDLREDLGWKVATQLKHLKGNTYTAPDWYYFMDSPVEIADLHIREEMMDGQNIRLALHTPATKREVDDYFEKVMAIVAEQKKVFGELPEFDFGEYTFLSCYMPNASGDGMEHRNSTIVTNSKSLDRPLGETSIGTISHEFFHAWNVERIRPASLEPFDFEEANMSGELWFAEGFTSYYTGLILARAGIRIPEQYVEGLDGGLNRVINSSGREFYSPVEMSYQAPFVDAARSVDPVNRDNTFISYYTYGSVLGLALDLSLRSMDNGKNLDDFMKLVWQKYGITEIPYTIRDLETVLGEYVNEYFAEQFFDNFIFDSKLPDYEKLLANVGVTMELMSPGEAALGTEIRIEDGVGKLRSNAIKGSPVYEAGIETEDEILSIAGMDLSSVNDIDELLGKYVPGDSITITFRRWGKNLEAKVILTENNRIRTHLNTAATEVESDRRRRWLN from the coding sequence ATGAAGAGGGTTTTTGTATTGCTGCTTTTTGCAGTAATGTTTTCGGCTGTGGGTCTGGCTCAGACTCCCGTTCGCTATGAGATCTCATTTGATAATGCGCTTCATCATGAAGCAAATGTTATCGTTCATTTTGATGATCTGGAAAATAAAGTACTTGAAGTACGGATGAGCCGTACCTCGCCTGGCCGTTATGCCCTGCATGAGTTTGCTAAGAATGTATACGGGGTTAAAGCTTACGACAGTAAAGGACAATTGCTTCAGATTACAAGGCCAAACCCTCATCAGTGGAATATCAGCGGGCATGATGGCTCGGTCAGGTTTGAATATACTTTATATGCCAACCGTGGTGACGGAACATATTCCCAGGTCGATGAGACCCACGCTCATCTTAATATACCTGCTACTTTTGCCTGGGCCAGGCACTATGGCCATCGACCGGTAGAAGTGACTTTTGATCTGAGAGAAGACCTTGGCTGGAAAGTAGCCACTCAACTGAAGCACCTGAAAGGGAATACTTATACGGCGCCGGATTGGTACTACTTTATGGATAGTCCGGTTGAGATCGCGGATCTGCATATCCGCGAAGAGATGATGGACGGGCAGAATATCAGACTCGCATTGCACACACCGGCTACCAAAAGAGAAGTGGATGACTACTTTGAGAAGGTTATGGCTATTGTTGCTGAGCAAAAAAAGGTGTTTGGGGAATTACCGGAATTTGATTTCGGAGAATACACTTTCCTGAGTTGTTATATGCCCAATGCCAGCGGTGATGGAATGGAACACCGCAATTCCACCATCGTAACAAATTCGAAATCACTTGACCGTCCGCTGGGCGAGACCAGTATCGGTACAATTTCCCATGAATTTTTTCATGCATGGAATGTGGAGCGTATCCGCCCTGCCAGCCTGGAGCCATTCGATTTTGAGGAAGCCAATATGAGCGGTGAGCTTTGGTTTGCCGAAGGATTTACGTCCTACTACACAGGATTGATCCTTGCCCGGGCCGGTATCAGAATCCCGGAGCAGTATGTGGAGGGGCTTGACGGCGGACTGAACAGAGTGATCAACAGTTCGGGAAGAGAATTCTATAGTCCGGTAGAGATGAGCTATCAGGCTCCCTTTGTGGATGCAGCACGGTCTGTAGATCCTGTAAACCGTGATAATACTTTTATCTCTTACTATACCTATGGGAGTGTTCTTGGTCTGGCACTGGATCTCTCCCTTCGAAGCATGGATAACGGGAAAAACCTGGATGATTTCATGAAGCTGGTGTGGCAGAAGTATGGGATCACAGAAATTCCATATACGATCAGGGATCTCGAAACAGTGCTCGGAGAATATGTAAACGAGTATTTTGCGGAACAATTTTTCGACAACTTTATATTTGACAGCAAATTACCTGATTATGAAAAACTGCTTGCAAATGTCGGTGTGACCATGGAGCTGATGAGCCCGGGCGAAGCGGCATTAGGAACAGAAATTCGGATCGAAGACGGGGTCGGAAAACTCAGGTCTAATGCGATCAAAGGGTCCCCGGTTTATGAGGCAGGCATTGAAACGGAAGATGAGATCCTCTCAATTGCCGGAATGGATCTGAGTTCGGTCAATGATATTGATGAACTGCTCGGAAAATACGTGCCCGGCGACAGTATTACGATCACGTTTCGCAGATGGGGGAAGAACTTAGAAGCGAAGGTCATTCTCACTGAAAATAATCGTATCAGAACACATCTGAATACAGCTGCCACTGAAGTCGAGTCTGATCGGAGACGTAGATGGCTTAACTGA
- the paaC gene encoding 1,2-phenylacetyl-CoA epoxidase subunit PaaC: MSTSTETQQAFINYLLRLADDRLILGQRLSEWCGHGPMLEEDLAMANIALDLIGHASALYEYAAEVEGKGHDDDHFAYFRDDPEFTNLQMCELPKGDFGFTIARQFLFSSFYYFLYEALKESSDEQFRGMVNKHLKEIKYHLRHSREWVLRLGDGTEESHDRIQEAFNDLWMYTGEMFYMDDTDEVMIKAGNGADLKAFEDDWKKLIESTLQEATLEVPDWKQFMINGSRTGIHTEHLGHMLAQMQFLRRSHPDAEWK, translated from the coding sequence ATGAGCACATCTACCGAAACTCAGCAAGCTTTTATAAACTATTTATTGCGTCTTGCCGATGACCGTCTGATCCTCGGGCAACGACTTTCAGAATGGTGTGGCCACGGCCCTATGCTCGAAGAAGACCTGGCTATGGCTAATATTGCCCTGGATCTCATTGGCCACGCATCTGCGCTCTATGAATATGCGGCAGAAGTAGAAGGAAAAGGTCATGATGATGATCATTTCGCCTATTTCCGCGATGATCCCGAATTCACTAACCTACAAATGTGTGAATTACCCAAAGGCGATTTTGGATTCACCATTGCCAGACAATTTCTGTTCAGTTCATTCTATTATTTTCTCTATGAGGCTCTGAAAGAATCCAGTGATGAGCAGTTCAGAGGCATGGTGAATAAGCATTTGAAAGAGATCAAGTATCACCTCAGACACAGCCGTGAATGGGTGTTAAGACTTGGTGACGGTACGGAAGAAAGCCATGACCGTATTCAGGAAGCTTTTAACGATCTCTGGATGTATACCGGAGAGATGTTCTACATGGATGATACTGACGAAGTCATGATAAAAGCCGGAAACGGAGCCGATCTCAAAGCTTTCGAAGATGACTGGAAGAAACTTATCGAGAGTACTTTACAGGAAGCAACTCTGGAAGTACCCGACTGGAAACAATTTATGATCAATGGTAGCCGTACCGGGATCCACACAGAACACCTTGGTCATATGCTTGCCCAGATGCAGTTTTTGAGACGATCTCATCCAGATGCAGAGTGGAAATAA
- the paaB gene encoding 1,2-phenylacetyl-CoA epoxidase subunit PaaB has product MSTKEDNDFPLWEVFTQKKSGAPYEHAGSLHASDSEMALQNARDVYSRRNEAVGIWVVESKHITASTPEDMGPFFDPANDKPYRHPQFYSVPRAVKKRK; this is encoded by the coding sequence ATGAGCACTAAAGAGGATAATGATTTCCCATTATGGGAGGTTTTCACTCAGAAAAAGTCAGGAGCGCCGTATGAACATGCCGGCAGTCTCCATGCATCTGATTCTGAAATGGCTTTGCAAAATGCACGCGATGTGTACTCCAGAAGAAATGAAGCTGTAGGGATCTGGGTAGTTGAATCAAAGCATATTACTGCCTCCACTCCGGAAGATATGGGGCCTTTCTTTGATCCTGCCAACGATAAGCCCTACCGGCATCCTCAGTTTTACAGTGTTCCCAGAGCAGTTAAGAAGAGAAAATGA
- a CDS encoding DUF305 domain-containing protein, protein MLRSRTSEPLTYLYLIYLILTGFMIFSSGCQSSGTAMSTEERSSDSQEMATVTNASANDMSESEMEELFYARQDSARMNFSEADVKFMTGMIAHHAQALIMSRLAPENNAGRQIQVLASRIINAQNDEIRSMQTWLRDRGQPVPEVHIEGLNLMIHGLGEDHMKMDHTNMAGMLSPAQLQELSEARGQKFDELFLKYMIGHHQGAVIMSDKLFKTDGAAQDVAAFTLANDIQVDQRTEIARMKLMLEKITGPDNN, encoded by the coding sequence ATGCTCAGATCGAGAACATCTGAACCTCTAACCTATCTCTATTTAATTTATCTGATCCTGACAGGTTTCATGATCTTTTCGTCCGGTTGTCAGAGCTCCGGAACTGCAATGAGTACTGAAGAGCGCTCATCAGATAGCCAGGAAATGGCTACAGTCACTAATGCTTCTGCAAATGATATGAGTGAATCTGAGATGGAAGAACTCTTTTATGCCAGGCAGGACAGCGCCCGAATGAATTTTTCTGAGGCTGATGTGAAATTCATGACCGGCATGATCGCTCATCATGCTCAGGCACTAATCATGTCCAGACTCGCACCGGAAAATAATGCCGGCCGGCAAATCCAGGTGCTTGCATCACGGATCATAAATGCTCAGAATGATGAGATTCGATCCATGCAAACGTGGCTCAGAGATCGCGGCCAGCCGGTTCCTGAGGTTCATATCGAAGGACTGAATTTAATGATCCACGGACTTGGAGAGGATCATATGAAAATGGACCATACTAACATGGCCGGTATGCTATCTCCGGCACAGTTACAGGAATTATCAGAGGCCAGAGGCCAAAAATTTGATGAATTATTTCTGAAATACATGATCGGACATCATCAGGGAGCAGTAATTATGTCTGATAAATTATTTAAGACGGACGGAGCTGCCCAGGATGTGGCTGCTTTCACTTTGGCTAATGATATTCAGGTAGACCAACGAACTGAGATCGCCAGAATGAAGCTGATGCTGGAAAAGATCACCGGACCGGACAATAACTGA